In Verrucomicrobia bacterium CG1_02_43_26, a genomic segment contains:
- a CDS encoding arsenite S-adenosylmethyltransferase — protein sequence MERKADEIKKIVKEGYAKAVKQTTSCCSSNSCCSGTSQAKTISKTVGYSDAEMNAVPEGANLGFGCGNPVALASLKEGDVVLDLGSGAGFDAFLAAQRVGKTGRVIGVDMTPEMIDKAKENAQKGEYSNVEFRLGEIEKLPVEDNSVDVIISNCVINLSPDKEAVFKEGYRVLKSGGRLMVSDLVLAKDLPTAIKKSVEAYVGCLAGAIKKDEYLNLITMAGFKDVKVISESSYPVDAMFNNFEAAQDAVVSIKVSAIKR from the coding sequence ATGGAAAGAAAAGCAGATGAGATTAAGAAAATTGTCAAGGAAGGTTACGCAAAGGCAGTGAAGCAGACTACTTCGTGCTGTTCTTCGAACTCTTGCTGTAGCGGTACAAGCCAAGCTAAAACTATAAGTAAGACGGTTGGTTATAGTGATGCCGAAATGAATGCTGTTCCTGAGGGTGCGAATCTGGGGTTTGGTTGTGGCAATCCTGTTGCATTGGCGTCCTTAAAAGAAGGCGATGTGGTGCTTGATTTGGGAAGTGGGGCGGGGTTTGATGCATTTCTGGCGGCTCAAAGAGTTGGTAAAACAGGCCGTGTTATCGGTGTTGACATGACTCCGGAGATGATCGACAAAGCGAAGGAAAACGCCCAAAAAGGCGAATATTCTAATGTGGAGTTTCGCTTAGGTGAAATTGAAAAGCTGCCAGTTGAAGATAATTCTGTCGATGTGATTATTTCCAATTGTGTTATTAATCTTTCGCCAGATAAAGAGGCGGTATTTAAAGAGGGATATAGAGTACTAAAATCCGGCGGTAGGTTGATGGTTTCAGATTTGGTGCTTGCTAAAGATTTACCGACTGCCATTAAAAAGTCTGTTGAGGCTTATGTGGGCTGTCTTGCCGGAGCGATTAAGAAAGACGAATATCTGAATCTTATAACAATGGCGGGTTTTAAGGATGTTAAGGTAATTAGCGAATCGAGTTATCCGGTGGATGCTATGTTTAATAACTTCGAGGCCGCTCAAGATGCAGTAGTCAGCATAAAAGTATCAGCAATAAAAAGATAA